A window of Daphnia pulicaria isolate SC F1-1A chromosome 10, SC_F0-13Bv2, whole genome shotgun sequence contains these coding sequences:
- the LOC124314711 gene encoding glutamate receptor ionotropic, delta-2-like isoform X1, with protein MSLPKMRRIPVYMGGPSSIAWITVPPVAITNCHFMTVNSSPSMKTGDLNGAHLKIAVAHYPPFHNITLMPNGNYSIIGAGVEYFAWLEKKLNFTFSYDFIPNEVTKAKYGIKSNLAIMTNLFTDKEIDGASTGITLTLENKKKMDLAYFAWSEPFKMVVPRPGEKSRLLAFVYPFDPLVWGLIYITIHAMVASMTFFASIYSKFSINGREVSAIYGGRTVYDRVSYYMIYVFNIMTNQGNMIHVSRLSFRILVGSWLLVATVLVYSYSSTVVSHLTIVVTKPHINSLEDLAASKDVELLLLADFFPEEILDAKFGALKYLGDQIRYNPDRLLNNMQNVETLLGTGSHAMPFLATVCKNFVATQFKKDRKRRFVITDPISSANFWSLPFQKDSSYTWAFHHALIELWESGLPYHWVGNFVPQVPESLLITNNKHKANSVRRGAIRLEDLTGAFLILGVGFGLATFTFILEKIVYFRNKRKTEQQEFQNS; from the exons ATGAGTTTGCCTAAAATGAGAAGAATTCCAGTCTACATGGGGGGTCCATCATCCATTGCATGGATTACAGTTCCAC CTGTGGCAATAACCAACTGTCACTTTATGACTGTTAATTCTTCGCCTTCCATGAAAACTGGAGACCTGAACGGCGcgcatttaaaaattgcagtTGCACAT TACCCGCCTTTTCATAATATTACTTTGATGCCCAACGGAAACTACAGCATCATCGGCGCCGGAGTAGAGTATTTTGCCtggcttgaaaaaaaactcaacTTCAC gtttTCGTATGATTTTATTCCCAACGAAGTGACCAAGGCAAAATATGGTATAAAGAGCAACCTGGCTATCATGACTAATCTTTTCACAGATAAA GAAATCGATGGAGCTAGTACTGGTATAACTTTAActcttgaaaacaaaaaaaaaatggacctGGCATACTTTGCCTGGTCGGAACCCTTTAAGATGGTTGTTCCTCGACCAGGGGAAAAATCTCGACTCTTGGCATTCGTTTATCCATTTGATCCACTG GTGTGGGGTCTTATTTATATTACGATACATGCGATGGTGGCTTCGATGACCTTTTTTGCATCAATCTACtccaaattttcaattaatgGTCGTGAGGTCTCTGCTATCTACGGAGGAAGAACAGTGTATGACCGGGTCAGTTATTACATGATATACGTCTTCAACATTATGACGAATCAAG gGAATATGATCCATGTTAGTCGTCTTTCGTTCCGGATCCTTGTCGGATCATGGCTTTTGGTTGCAACGGTCCTTGTCTACAGTTATTCCAGTACAGTTGTTTCGCATCTAACAATAGTCGTTACGAAACCCCATATTAATTCACTAGAAGATCTTGCTGCTAGTAAGGACGTAGAACTTCTTTTACTGGCCGACTTTTTTCCAGAAGAAATActc GATGCCAAATTTGGTGCACTGAAATATCTCGGTGATCAGATTCGGTACAATCCTGATCGGCTATTAAATAACATGCAGAACGTTGAAACCTTATTGGGAACTGGGAGTCATGCTATGCCGTTT CTAGCAACAGTATGTAAAAACTTTGTCGCCACTCAATTCAAGAAGGATCGTAAACGTCGCTTTGTAATCACCGATCCCATTTCAAGTGCCAATTTTTGGTCTCTTCCTTTTCAGAAGGACAGCTCATATACATGGGCATTTCACCATGC TCTGATTGAACTATGGGAGTCTGGCCTCCCTTATCACTGGGTTGGAAATTTCGTACCACAAGTTCCAGAGAGTTtgttaataacaaataataaacacaaAGCAAATTCAGTTCGACGTGGGGCCATTAGATTGGAAGACCTAACTGGAGCATTTCTAATTTTAGGCGTCGGTTTCGGCCTTGCGACGTTCACCTTTATCctagaaaaaattgtttacttCAGAAACAAACGGAAGACTGAACAGCAAGAATTTCAGAATTCATAG
- the LOC124314711 gene encoding glutamate receptor ionotropic, delta-2-like isoform X2, translated as MTFRFLTILAVAITNCHFMTVNSSPSMKTGDLNGAHLKIAVAHYPPFHNITLMPNGNYSIIGAGVEYFAWLEKKLNFTFSYDFIPNEVTKAKYGIKSNLAIMTNLFTDKEIDGASTGITLTLENKKKMDLAYFAWSEPFKMVVPRPGEKSRLLAFVYPFDPLVWGLIYITIHAMVASMTFFASIYSKFSINGREVSAIYGGRTVYDRVSYYMIYVFNIMTNQGNMIHVSRLSFRILVGSWLLVATVLVYSYSSTVVSHLTIVVTKPHINSLEDLAASKDVELLLLADFFPEEILDAKFGALKYLGDQIRYNPDRLLNNMQNVETLLGTGSHAMPFLATVCKNFVATQFKKDRKRRFVITDPISSANFWSLPFQKDSSYTWAFHHALIELWESGLPYHWVGNFVPQVPESLLITNNKHKANSVRRGAIRLEDLTGAFLILGVGFGLATFTFILEKIVYFRNKRKTEQQEFQNS; from the exons ATGACGTTTCGATTTTTAACGATTTTAGCTGTGGCAATAACCAACTGTCACTTTATGACTGTTAATTCTTCGCCTTCCATGAAAACTGGAGACCTGAACGGCGcgcatttaaaaattgcagtTGCACAT TACCCGCCTTTTCATAATATTACTTTGATGCCCAACGGAAACTACAGCATCATCGGCGCCGGAGTAGAGTATTTTGCCtggcttgaaaaaaaactcaacTTCAC gtttTCGTATGATTTTATTCCCAACGAAGTGACCAAGGCAAAATATGGTATAAAGAGCAACCTGGCTATCATGACTAATCTTTTCACAGATAAA GAAATCGATGGAGCTAGTACTGGTATAACTTTAActcttgaaaacaaaaaaaaaatggacctGGCATACTTTGCCTGGTCGGAACCCTTTAAGATGGTTGTTCCTCGACCAGGGGAAAAATCTCGACTCTTGGCATTCGTTTATCCATTTGATCCACTG GTGTGGGGTCTTATTTATATTACGATACATGCGATGGTGGCTTCGATGACCTTTTTTGCATCAATCTACtccaaattttcaattaatgGTCGTGAGGTCTCTGCTATCTACGGAGGAAGAACAGTGTATGACCGGGTCAGTTATTACATGATATACGTCTTCAACATTATGACGAATCAAG gGAATATGATCCATGTTAGTCGTCTTTCGTTCCGGATCCTTGTCGGATCATGGCTTTTGGTTGCAACGGTCCTTGTCTACAGTTATTCCAGTACAGTTGTTTCGCATCTAACAATAGTCGTTACGAAACCCCATATTAATTCACTAGAAGATCTTGCTGCTAGTAAGGACGTAGAACTTCTTTTACTGGCCGACTTTTTTCCAGAAGAAATActc GATGCCAAATTTGGTGCACTGAAATATCTCGGTGATCAGATTCGGTACAATCCTGATCGGCTATTAAATAACATGCAGAACGTTGAAACCTTATTGGGAACTGGGAGTCATGCTATGCCGTTT CTAGCAACAGTATGTAAAAACTTTGTCGCCACTCAATTCAAGAAGGATCGTAAACGTCGCTTTGTAATCACCGATCCCATTTCAAGTGCCAATTTTTGGTCTCTTCCTTTTCAGAAGGACAGCTCATATACATGGGCATTTCACCATGC TCTGATTGAACTATGGGAGTCTGGCCTCCCTTATCACTGGGTTGGAAATTTCGTACCACAAGTTCCAGAGAGTTtgttaataacaaataataaacacaaAGCAAATTCAGTTCGACGTGGGGCCATTAGATTGGAAGACCTAACTGGAGCATTTCTAATTTTAGGCGTCGGTTTCGGCCTTGCGACGTTCACCTTTATCctagaaaaaattgtttacttCAGAAACAAACGGAAGACTGAACAGCAAGAATTTCAGAATTCATAG
- the LOC124314714 gene encoding ionotropic receptor 93a-like: protein MMSLFFVMVIWLMAMNSSRMTVESSSIYGDKNVGKLNRAHLKFAVSHLPPFDILTLKADGNYTNSGISPILFNWLTEKLNFTISFYYIPDEMTKAKYGTKSDLAIVLDLFTDHIVDGSTMGVIRTPERKKFADFAYFMWTEPFTMVVPVPGEEPRLFAFIKPFQNLVWLLILIAMIVLVVLLSLFSGAYLKYFTRSDSDNPSADDMTMLGRVSSYSIYVVNILTNQGNMVPGGRFSFRILVGVWLLIATVLVNSYSGTVISYLTVPKMKPPINTFEALAISEDVELILLADNVITMQIMGAHSGTLKILADKMRRNPDNILRNIQKISESLTTSRYAFPFLKTFCNSFVASVYIKEKKCLFKATEPLPFLAGFWSLPFPKNSKYTPFFHSALMELWETGLPPFWVKNGMPRAPKCFAKRKSGENSARQGAIRLDDLSGAFLILGIGFGLATLAFLLEKIVGFNYRRAASTTVVYVYRNATL from the exons ATGAtgtcacttttttttgttatggtGATCTGGCTGATGGCGATGAATTCTTCTCGGATGACTGTCGAGTCTTCGTCAATTTATGGCGACAAGAACGTTGGCAAATTGAACCGCGCTCATTTGAAATTCGCAGTTAGTCAT TTGCCACCATTTGACATTCTTACCTTAAAAGCTGACGGAAATTACACCAATAGCGGCATCAGTCCAATTCTTTTCAACTGGTTAACCGAAAAACTCAATTTCAC gatttctttttattatattcccGACGAAATGACTAAAGCTAAATATGGTACCAAGAGTGATTTGGCAATTGTTCTCGATCTCTTTACTGATCAT ATAGTTGACGGGTCAACTATGGGAGTGATCAGAACACCAGAGAGGAAAAAATTCGCGGATTTTGCATATTTTATGTGGACGGAGCCTTTTACTATGGTGGTACCTGTGCCAGGAGAAGAACCGCGTCTCTTTGCCTTCATTAaaccatttcaaaatttg GTATGGCTCCTCATTTTAATTGCCATGATCGTCCTGGTGGTCTTGTTGAGTCTGTTCTCCGGTGCTTATTTGAAATACTTCACAAGGAGCGACAGCGATAATCCTAGCGCAGATGATATGACGATGTTGGGGCGTGTCAGCTCTTACTCAATCTACGTCGTCAACATTCTCACAAATCAAG GAAATATGGTGCCCGGCGGACGCTTCTCGTTCCGGATCCTTGTCGGGGTGTGGCTTTTGATCGCTACGGTTTTAGTCAATAGCTATTCTGGCACCGTCATTTCCTACCTGACCGTCCCCAAAATGAAGCCGCCCATCAACACCTTCGAAGCCCTGGCCATTAGTGAGGACGTTGAACTGATTTTACTGGCAGATAACGTCATCACAATGCAAATTATG gGTGCCCATTCAGGTACATTGAAAATTTTGGCCGACAAGATGCGGCGCAATCCAGACAACATTTTAAGGAACATCCAGAAAATCAGTGAAAGTTTGACAACTAGCCGTTATGCTTTCCCATTT ttgaaaacattttgcaaCAGCTTTGTCGCCAGCGTTTACATCAAGGAAAAGAAGTGCCTGTTCAAAGCCACTGAACCTCTACCTTTTCTGGCTGGATTCTGGTCTCTGCCATTTCCAAAGAACAGCAAGTACACGCCGTTCTTTCATTCTGC tctgATGGAACTCTGGGAAACCGGACTCCCACCGTTCTGGGTAAAAAATGGCATGCCAAGAGCCCCGAAATGTTTCGCTAAAAGGAAATCGGGAGAGAATTCAGCCAGACAAGGTGCCATTCGATTGGATGATCTGTCCGGCGCTTTCTTGATTTTGGGCATCGGTTTCGGCCTAGCAACTTTGGCTTTTCTCCTGGAGAAAATTGTCGGTTTCAACTACCGACGGGCGGCGTCGACGACTGTTGTTTACGTTTATCGAAACGCAACTTTGTag
- the LOC124314790 gene encoding glutamate receptor 2.7-like — protein MTNQRGTVLLPRCSFQILVRVWLLLTTVLVNSYSGTVISYLTVPKMKAPIETFEDLIACEDVGIILQPRFRYRQADFGSEIGNSQDPGRRRRATIRNGCLPISRKSTPVCLLGVSLFPPFRLSANSSSSINCRKKALAVFTSPILCHFKTDSGRFFLHKNSKFTSSFDSALMALWESGQLQFWASRGFPQHDCLARTKSLRKIQTARLQVPIKLSDLMGTFLILGIGAGLATLVFLQEKIDHFRRLRMSATVVTDDR, from the exons ATGACAAATCAAC GAGGAACCGTTCTCCTTCCTCGATgctcatttcaaattctagtCAGGGTGTGGCTGCTGCTCACCACCGTTTTGGTTAACAGTTATTCGGGGACCGTCATTTCCTACCTGACTGTGCCCAAGATGAAGGCTCCCATCGAAACATTTGAAGATTTGATTGCTTGCGAAGATGTTGGAATCATTCTGCAACCAAGATTTCGTTATCGGCAAGCAGATTTTG GAAGCGAAATCGGGAACTCTCAAGACCCTGGGCGACGCAGGCGCGCAACTATCCGGAACGGTTGTTTACCGATCAGTCGAAAATCAACGCCCGTTTGCTTACTGGGCGTTTCGCTTTTCCCACC gttcAGACTTTCTGCAAATTCTTCGTCATCAATCAATTGCAGAAAAAAGGCACTTGCCGTTTTCACGTCACCGATCCTTTGCCATTTCAAAACGGATTCTGGTCGATTTTTTTTGCATAAGAACAGCAAATTCACTTCAAGTTTTGACAGCGC TTTGATGGCGTTGTGGGAAAGTGGGCAGCTTCAGTTCTGGGCCAGCAGAGGCTTTCCTCAACACGATTGTCTGGCCAGAACGAAATCTCTCCGCAAGATTCAAACGGCTCGACTGCAAGTGCCTATCAAGTTAAGTGACTTGATGGGAacctttttgattttgggcATCGGTGCCGGCCTGGCGACGTTGGTTTTTCTCCAGGAGAAAATCGACCACTTTAGACGACTTCGAATGTCTGCAACTGTCGTGACTGACGACCGTTAA